The genomic interval GCAAAGTCTTGGGTTGCCTGTGTGGTCGGGTCCCCAATGATGTGCTGGGCGACCTGATCCAGCGCGAGGCCGGGCATATCTATGCCGAGTCGGGCGACAATTACCTGTTCATGGTGCAGTCACGCTTCGACCCGACCGTGCAGCCAGGCACCGCCTTGTCCCGTTCGCGCTTCGAAGACGGGACGTTTACCCATGGTGAAAACCTCAAGAGCGGCGTGCGTACGCCCTGGAGCACTGTGCAGGTGCAGCGCCATACCGAGTTGGAGCTGCGCTTCACCGACCCCGCGACGCGTGAACTGCACCCCGGCGTGCGGGAAACCATACGGCGTGGCGCCAACCTGTTCGTGACGTACCCGGGTTATTCGGACTACCGCCATGTGCCCGTGGTCGGCAAGGGCGTGACCTTCCAGTTACCAGGGTCGCTCGACCGTTGGGGCATGATGTGCGAGGCAGACTTGGAGGAGGTCTACCGCCGCCGTTCGCTGAGCTACCGGTTGATGAAACCCTACGTGGCGAGCATGGTTGGGCTGTTCGGCTGTAATTACCTGGTGCAGCATTACGCCGGATTACCACAGGGGGTGAACGACGCCATCCAGGCCCTCAGCATGGTCGGCGCTACGCTGCTGTTCGGCGTGCTCGGGCCCAGGCGCCTGGCGGCGAGGTTGAACGGCATGAGCGGTGTACTGCGTACCATCGCCGAGGGTGAGGGCAACCTGCGCCAGCGCCTGGACACGGGCGCCCTGGCCAATGACGAGAGTGGCGACATGGCGCGCTGGATCAACAGTTTCATCGACCGCTTGGATGCCGTGGTGGGGCAGGTGGTCAAGGCCAGCCGCACGGTTGGCAGCACCAACCAGATGATGCTCGGGCGCAGCCAGGAAGCGAGCGTGAGCTCTGTCGAGGTGGCCGACGCGGTGCACCAGATGATGATCATCATGGAGGAGCAGCTCGGTGAGCTGCAGCAGGCGTCGGTCAGCGCCGAACAGATGAAGCAGGCCATGGACGAGGTGGTCAGCCGCGCCCGCGAACAGTACCTGGCTGTGCAGGCGGGCACCCAATCGATTCGCGATGTGGTGGCCCGCTCGGCCTCGAGTGTGCAGCTGCTCGACAACCGCATGGCGCAGATTGGCAATATCACCGGGCTGATCAGCGACATCACCAACCAGACCAACTTACTGGCGCTGAATGCCGCCATTGAGGCGGCACGGGCGGGCGAGCATGGCCGTGGGTTCGCGGTGGTGGCCGATGAAGTGCGCAGCCTGGCGGCCCGCACCGCGCGGGCGGCCGACGATATCCGGCACATGGTCGAAGGCCTGCAGAACGAAACGCAGCAAGCGGTGAGTTTTATGGAGGAGGGCGTGCAGAACGTCGATGATAGTTTGCGCCTGGCCGAGGATGCATCGTCGGAGAACGTGCAACTTCACCAGGCGGTGGAGGGCATGTTCGCCATCATCCAGCAGCTCAACCGCCGCAGCATCGAGTACGGCAAGACCATTGAGCAGGTTAACCACTCCTCCAGCGAGATGCGCCAGACCGCCGTGGTGCTGCAAAACAGCGCGCAGAAGGTGAAGGTGGATGCCGGCAAGCTGCAGAAGCTGATGGGGCAGTTCGAGGTCAGCGGTGATGGCGAACGGGTCGCTGCCGCTTGAGCGCCGACGGCGCCTCACTCAACTAACCCAGAATTCGTATAAACGCGCGAATTCTGGGTTGTCCGCTGCCAATTAGAAGTAGGTGGTTATCCCGGCAAAATACGCCCGACCGGGCACGTAAAAGCTGGTCGAGTCATCACGTGGGTCTTCATCCAACAGGTTCTGCACGCCGACGTTCAGGGTCAGCCAGCGGGTTGCTGACCAGTTGGCGGTCAGATCGTACGTGGTGTACGACTTGACGAAGTCGGTGCCCAGGCCGCGTTGCTTGCCCACGTGCTGAGCTGACAATTCTGTGCCGATCCGTTCGGTGATCTGCCAGTCGATGGCGCTGAACAACGACAGCTTCGGCGAGCTGATCAGGTCTTCACCGGTCGACAGGTTGCGGCTTTCGAGCATGTAGGTGGCGTTGGTGCGCCAGCTGGCATTTTCCCACAACGGCACTTTGGTGCTGCCTTCCCAGCCGCGGGTGCGGGCTTCCTCAGCATTTTCAAGCATGGTCCACCAGCGGCCCTGGAAATACCCCAGCGGCGCGTACTCGATTTTGTCCTCGAAGTCGGTGTGGAAGTAAGTGAGGCTGGCCTCCCAACCGTCGCGGTCGAAGGAGACGCCAATCTCCTTGTTGGTGCTGATTTCTGGGCGCAGGTTCGGGTTGCCGGCCATCCAGCAACTGCCGGTCACGTAACCCAGCGGGCGTAGCGATGTACAACCGCGACCGCCCGAGTTGGTCGCCGCGCCAGCACTGCCTTCTTTCAGGCTGGGGGCACGGAAACCTCGTGACACGCCACCGCGCACCGTCCAGTCAGGGTGAGGGTGATAGACCAGGTAAGCACGTGGACTGTTATGGTTGCCGTATTCGTCGCTGTGGTCGAAGCGGTTCCCCAACGTCAGCGACAGGTTATCGAGCAGAAACAGCTCGTCCTCGACGAACAGCGCAGAGTAGTCGCCCTCAAGGTCCGCGCCACCCACCGCTGCCCCTTGGTAATCAACGGGTACGGTGCCCAGCGTGTCGGTGTTGGTCAGTTGCTCACGCTTCCACTGGCCGCCAACGGTGAGGCGCTGGTTTACCAACAGATCAAACGGGATGTTAAGGCTACCCTCGACGATTTTTTCTTCCGAGTTAGCCTTGCCCTCGCTGAGGTCGTTGTTGAACTTGTTCAGGTAAGCGTCGATCCGCGAGGTGCCAAAGCCCCAGTCGCCGTGGTGGGAGACCACGAAGCTATCACGGGTGAGGCGTCCGGCACCGAAGGCTTCACCTACCGTGTCACCCCAGTCGCCGTAGGTTTTCTTCGACGACCACGAACGCTCGACGCCTTGGATCGCTTCGAAGGACAACTCATGGTTTTCGTTGATCTGCCAATTAAGCAACGCGTTGACGCTGTGGTCTTTGGCGCCGCCGGCGCCGTCGTTGTAAACGAAGTCACCCAGTGCGTCGAGGCGCGGCGCGGTTTCGTCGGCAGCGCGCCGAGTCAGGTTGGCGCCCAGGCGCAGCCCCAGGGAGTCGGTGACAGGGCCAGAAAGGTTAACGCTGGTCTGGTTGGTCTGACCACGGTCGGAGTCTTCCGGGATCGTGGTGTTGACGTTGAGCGAGCCGCTCCACTCACGGGACACTTTGCGGGTGATGATATTGATCACGCCGCCCATGGCGTCTGACCCATACAACGATGACATCGGCCCGCGCACGATCTCGATCCGCTCAATCATGTTCGGCGAGATCCAGTTGATGTCCTGGCGACCCAGATCACGGCGGTAATTCGTGTCGGCTGAACTGCCGACGCGTTTACCGTCCACCAGGATCAAGGTGTATTTGTCGTCGAGGCCGCGCAGCTTGATTTTCGACTGCTCGCCCACCGGGCCGTAGCCCCCGGTGACGCCGGGTATGCGGCGTAGCAGGGTGTTCAGGTCGTAGACCGGCTGTCGCTCGATTTCTTCCCGGGTAATGACGCTGACACTGGCCGGCGCGTCGCGCACATCAGTGCCGCCGCCCGTGGCGGTGACGAACGAAGCTTCCAGTTCTGTAGCGGGGAGCGGTTCAAGCTCATGGGCTTCCTCGGCCTGGACGGCAGTCGCGGTGAGCAGTGCGACGGTGAGCAGGGCACGGGAAAAAGGTGGGCATGGCATCGTGAAACAGTCCTTGTCGAGCGGTTGGATTCCAGGGGCAGAATGCAATCGGGGCAGGACACTAACGCAAATGAGAATTGTTTAAAAGAAAATGTTAAAAATAATTTACTGAAAATTTACAAAAAATTGACCCAGCGAAGGGGCATTCCAGGCTTGCAGCCACGGCTACCTGACGGCAGGCCGTTACCGGCCCGCACACCAAGAATCTGACAGTCCCGAAAGAGCATTCAGGTCGCGATCAATCCACCCAGCGCCACAGCGGCTCATCTAACAGCCCAACACCGCGCAGCTGCGTTTGCCCCTGGATTTTCTCCAGCTCCAGCACATTGCAGCCGTCACAGGCCGACAGCGCCTCGATCAACGGGGCGCTGTGGGATACGACCCAAACTTGGCTACGACGCGAAGCGCGAATGATCAACCGCGCTAGCGCAGGAAGCAGGTCAGCATGCAAGCTGGTTTCCGGCTCGTTCAGCACCATCAACGACGGCGGCCGTGGCGTCAGCAGTGCTGCCATCAACAGCAGATAACGCAGGGTCCCATCCGACAATTCAGCACCCCCCAGCGGGCGCAAAAGCCCGTGCTGATGGAGCTGTACGCTGAACAGCCCACCCGGCGGTGCATCAATCGCCAGGCGACTCCCGGGAAACGCGTCATCCAGTGCCGCTACGAGGTCCTCAACCTCACCAATCTCGATGATAGTCTGCAATGCCGAGGCAAGGTTGCGCCCATCGTGATGCAGAACCGGCGAGCGAGTCCCGAGCTGTGGTTGACGGCAAGGCGCGTCACGGTCGATACGGAAGTGATCGTAGAACCGCCAGCTGTTGATGAACGCCCGCAGCTCCCCGATCTCGGGTGCCTGGCGTGGCCGGCCTACGATGTTGAAAAAGCTCTCACAGCTGTCGGCATGTTGATCGAGTACCGTCCAACTGTTTCCCTCCCGGGCACGAACCATCGCGTTTTTACGTTCAACCAGCAAGGACGATGGCCGGTACGCGCCGGCGGCCCAGATGGCTTCGGTTTTGATCTCGGGGTCGAGCATGAATGCGCTGGGATAGGGCAGGGGAATCGGCAGGCCGAGTGAGATGGCAAAGCCGAAATCCTCGGTGGCGAAGCCGAGGCGCAGGCGTTTGGCGTCGCTCGGGTGCTGGCCTTGGATGGGCACTTCACCGCGCTTCATCCGTGCGCTCATCTCAGGCCCCGCCCACCAGGTCGAATCCAGTCCGCCTTCGCGAGCGAGCGCTTCGATCACGCCGCCCTGGGCGGTTTCGGCGAGCAGGCGCAGGGCTTTGTACAGGTTGGATTTGCCGCTGCCGTTGGCACCGGTCACCAAGTTGAGTTGGCCCAATGGCAACACAAGGTGGTTGATCGAGCGGTAGTTACCGATGGCGAGGGTGGTGAGCATGCGGGGCGTCCCAGCTTGAACTGAGTGGCCGATTGTGGCGGAACTGGAGCGGCCTTACTACCGCTCAACGTGGGCCTTTTCTTGAAACGCTGGGGCCGCTATGCGGCCCTTTCGCGGCACAAGGCCGCTCCTACAGGGGGCGGCGTTGAGCCTGTTACTCTGCCGTAATGCCGCCCCTGAAGCAGCGCCGACTCAGATCCACACGTCGTTCAAGGCTGTGCGCTCACCCCCTTCATGGCCGGTATTCAGCACGCCGCGTGGCTCGATCATCATCAGTTTCGCTTCGCCCTGGGCCGCTGTCCTGTGCTCTACCCCACGTGGCACCACATACAGTTCGCCCGGGTTCACATAGACGCAGCCCTCGGGTAGGTCGATGCGTAACGTGCCTTCAAGCACAAGAAACGCTTCGTCGGTCTCTGGGTGCGAGTGCCAGATGAATTCACCCTCGATTCGCACGACCTTGAACTGGTAGTCGTTCATTTCGGCGACCACCCTCGGGCTCCACTGTCGATCGATCAGCGAAGCCTTTTGGGCCAGGTTCACAGGTTGCAAGTTGGCATTGGTCATGACGGATCCTCTGTAGTTGAGGTAGTCAGCCTATCGAACCCGAAGCGCGCGGCGCTTGTACGATCCTGCAAGTCAGCGCGCAGGCCGCAGCCGTTCCAGCCAGCGCAAAGGCGACACGCCATAGCTGCGGGTGAAGTGCCGGGTCATGTGGCTTTGATCGTGAAAGCCCGCAGCCAGGGCTGCATCAACCAGCGTGAAGCCATCCAGCATCAGCCGCCGAACAGTGTCCAGGCGCCGCAGCGTGACAAAGCGATAGGGGCTGGTGCCGTAAAGGGCGCGGAAGTCCCGTGACAAGCTCCATTGCTCGCGCCCGCTGGCCTGTTCGAGCATTTCCAGGGTGATGCCCAGGTGCAGGTGCTCCATGATGAATGCCCGGGCGCGCTCGGCCGAGCGGTAGTCCAGGCGTTTGCGACCGCGTGGCTTGCCGCCGACCGCACGCAAGGCCATGGCCAGGTCATAGACGGCGTCCTGCTCTTCCAGTGTTTCCAGGGGGTGGTCCAGTGCCTGCACGAAGGCTTCACTGGCGCGGTACAGGCGCGGGTCGCTGGACAGCCCGCCAGCAATGAAGGGTAACGGCTCACCGCTGAGCACGTTTTGGATCAGCGCCGGGTCGATGTAGGCCATTCGGTAGCGAAAGCCCGCCTCCGTGCCGGCCATGCCGTCATGCACTTCATCAGGGTGCAGGACCAGCGTATTACCGGGTACGCCGTGGCACAGTGCCCCCTTGTAGTGAAAGCTCTGCACGCCGGCGAGGGTGCGGCCGATCGAATAGGTGTCGTGACGATGCGGATCGTAGCCATGGCTACCGAACCATGCTTCGATCCGCTCTACGCTGCCGGGTTGAGCGCTGCGTATGACCCAGTCAGAGGTGGCTGCGTGGGCTGTTTTACGTTCCATGGAGGGGCTTTCCTGCCGGGTTCCGTGCGTGACGGTCGCTTGAAAACGGTTGCCTACTGATTAAAGCTGCACTCAGGTCAGAGGCCTGAACCCCTGAGCCAGATTGGGGGTCCTAGCGTACAGAAAACCGAACCAAGGAGGGTTATGTCCAACGTGAAATGCACCCAATCGCTTATGCTATTGCTGGCAGCGGCCACGCTCGCCGCCTGCGTCCCCTGG from Pseudomonas kermanshahensis carries:
- a CDS encoding methyl-accepting chemotaxis protein, which produces MDEVVSRAREQYLAVQAGTQSIRDVVARSASSVQLLDNRMAQIGNITGLISDITNQTNLLALNAAIEAARAGEHGRGFAVVADEVRSLAARTARAADDIRHMVEGLQNETQQAVSFMEEGVQNVDDSLRLAEDASSENVQLHQAVEGMFAIIQQLNRRSIEYGKTIEQVNHSSSEMRQTAVVLQNSAQKVKVDAGKLQKLMGQFEVSGDGERVAAA
- a CDS encoding TonB-dependent receptor domain-containing protein, which gives rise to MPCPPFSRALLTVALLTATAVQAEEAHELEPLPATELEASFVTATGGGTDVRDAPASVSVITREEIERQPVYDLNTLLRRIPGVTGGYGPVGEQSKIKLRGLDDKYTLILVDGKRVGSSADTNYRRDLGRQDINWISPNMIERIEIVRGPMSSLYGSDAMGGVINIITRKVSREWSGSLNVNTTIPEDSDRGQTNQTSVNLSGPVTDSLGLRLGANLTRRAADETAPRLDALGDFVYNDGAGGAKDHSVNALLNWQINENHELSFEAIQGVERSWSSKKTYGDWGDTVGEAFGAGRLTRDSFVVSHHGDWGFGTSRIDAYLNKFNNDLSEGKANSEEKIVEGSLNIPFDLLVNQRLTVGGQWKREQLTNTDTLGTVPVDYQGAAVGGADLEGDYSALFVEDELFLLDNLSLTLGNRFDHSDEYGNHNSPRAYLVYHPHPDWTVRGGVSRGFRAPSLKEGSAGAATNSGGRGCTSLRPLGYVTGSCWMAGNPNLRPEISTNKEIGVSFDRDGWEASLTYFHTDFEDKIEYAPLGYFQGRWWTMLENAEEARTRGWEGSTKVPLWENASWRTNATYMLESRNLSTGEDLISSPKLSLFSAIDWQITERIGTELSAQHVGKQRGLGTDFVKSYTTYDLTANWSATRWLTLNVGVQNLLDEDPRDDSTSFYVPGRAYFAGITTYF
- a CDS encoding AAA family ATPase; translation: MLTTLAIGNYRSINHLVLPLGQLNLVTGANGSGKSNLYKALRLLAETAQGGVIEALAREGGLDSTWWAGPEMSARMKRGEVPIQGQHPSDAKRLRLGFATEDFGFAISLGLPIPLPYPSAFMLDPEIKTEAIWAAGAYRPSSLLVERKNAMVRAREGNSWTVLDQHADSCESFFNIVGRPRQAPEIGELRAFINSWRFYDHFRIDRDAPCRQPQLGTRSPVLHHDGRNLASALQTIIEIGEVEDLVAALDDAFPGSRLAIDAPPGGLFSVQLHQHGLLRPLGGAELSDGTLRYLLLMAALLTPRPPSLMVLNEPETSLHADLLPALARLIIRASRRSQVWVVSHSAPLIEALSACDGCNVLELEKIQGQTQLRGVGLLDEPLWRWVD
- a CDS encoding cupin domain-containing protein; translated protein: MTNANLQPVNLAQKASLIDRQWSPRVVAEMNDYQFKVVRIEGEFIWHSHPETDEAFLVLEGTLRIDLPEGCVYVNPGELYVVPRGVEHRTAAQGEAKLMMIEPRGVLNTGHEGGERTALNDVWI
- a CDS encoding AraC family transcriptional regulator, which encodes MERKTAHAATSDWVIRSAQPGSVERIEAWFGSHGYDPHRHDTYSIGRTLAGVQSFHYKGALCHGVPGNTLVLHPDEVHDGMAGTEAGFRYRMAYIDPALIQNVLSGEPLPFIAGGLSSDPRLYRASEAFVQALDHPLETLEEQDAVYDLAMALRAVGGKPRGRKRLDYRSAERARAFIMEHLHLGITLEMLEQASGREQWSLSRDFRALYGTSPYRFVTLRRLDTVRRLMLDGFTLVDAALAAGFHDQSHMTRHFTRSYGVSPLRWLERLRPAR